From Haloplasma contractile SSD-17B:
TAGCATTTATAATGGATGGAAATGGTAGATGGGCGAAAAAGAAAGGCTTACCTAGAACTGCTGGTCATATGGAAGGCGGTAAAGCCCTACTTAAGACGCTTGAAGAATGTATGGAACTCGGGATTAAAGCGGTAACGGTTTATGCATTTAGTACGGAAAATTGGAAAAGACCAAAAGAGGAAGTTGAGTATCTAATGGCACTTCCTAGAAAATACATAAATAAATACTTGCCAATGCTTAAAGAACGTAATGTCGTGATGAATTTTATAGGGAACATTGAAGCGTTACCTGAACCGCTACAGAACGATATTGCTAAAAGCATAGAAGAAACAAAAGACAATAATGGAATTGTATTTACTATTGCAATAAACTATGGATCTCAAGATGAGCTTTTAGCTGCAACAAAGTTGATTTGTCAAGATGTAAAAGACGACATTGTATCTATTACAGATATCAATCAAGACTATTTTGAAACAAAGTTATTTACAAACGGATTACCTCCTGTTGACTTATTAGTGAGAACAAGTGGTGAAGTCAGAGTGAGTAATTTCTTATTATGGCAACTTGCATATACTGAATTTCACTTTACAGATACGTTGTGGCCGGATTTTAACCAGGAAGAACTTTATAAAACAATTCTTGACTATCAAAATAGACAAAGACGATACGGTGGATTGAAAGGGGAATAACGATGAAACAACGAACCATTACTGCAGTTTTAATACTAACAGTACTAATCACAACAGTACTAGTTGATTTAAATTATAATACACCTTTTCTTTATATTTTAGCTATACTACTAGCACTAGTTGCAACTAAAGAAATGATTTCAATGAAGGAAACAGTTAAACAACTACCAATAGAAATACACGTATTTTCATATTTTGCTGTTCTGTATCTAATGTTTACTAATTTATCAATAGAAGGAGAAGGACGGCTATTTATGATCTTCTCAGTACTTGATTTACAGTTCACTTTACATAGTATGGCGTTTTTATGTCTATTTGTGTTTCTAGTCATGGTATTTAGAGAGCGATTCAGTGTAAATGATGCAGGTTTTATCCTTTTATCGGTTATGTATGTGGGGATTACCTTTCATGCATTAATCTATATTTATAATATGGGACTTAATTTTCTGTTATATGTTGTATTAGTTACAACTCTGACTGATACGTTTGCTTATTTTGTGGGAAGATTGATTGGTAAACATAAATTGGCCCCTAAAATAAGTCCTAAGAAAACGATTGAAGGTTCTGTTGGTGGTGTTATAGTTTCTACAACTATAGCTAGTATCTTTGCTTACAGCACAATTATGCCAGAGATACAATTCTACTATATAATCATTATTACGTTTGTGATTTCTATATTGGCCCAAATAGGTGATTTAGTTGCATCGTCAATGAAGCGTCGTTATAATATAAAAGACTTTGGTACAATATTTCCCGGTCATGGTGGCGTATTAGATCGCCTAGATAGCACATTGTATGCTTCACTTGCTTTTTTCTATGTGATCAACATTCTTGGATACTTTAATATTTTAATTTATAATATCTAGAATAACCAAAAATAATATAGGGTGATTTTATTGAAAAAAAATATCTTTTTATTAGGTGGAACAGGTTCGATTGGATTACAAACGTTAGATGTCATTAGACATAATAAACAACGCTATCAACTATGCACATTAGCCGCTGGTCGTAATATCTCAAAAACAATTGAAATTATTGACGAATTTAATCCACTGTTTGTATCCGTAACGAGAGAGCAGGATGCTAGACAGCTACAGGCACTGTATCCACATATAGTAATGGACTATGGTGAGCAAGGCCTTATACAAGCTGCCACATTTGAACCAAACAACAATTATGAAAACCTTGTAGTGACTGCAGTTGTTGGATCAGTCGGTTTAGTACCAACAGTAGAGGCTATTAAAAAGGGATATAATCTTGCTATTGCTAACAAGGAAACACTTGTGACAGCAGGACATATTATTATGCATTTAGCTAACAAACATAATGTTACTATAATGCCAATTGATAGCGAACATTCAGCATTGTTTCAATGTCTAAATGGTGAAAATGATAAAAAGATAAAAGACTTAATCATTACAGCAAGTGGAGGATCGTTTAGAGACCGTACAAGAGAAGAGTTAGAAGGTGTATCGGTGAAACAGGCGCTTAGTCATCCTAACTGGTCTATGGGTTCTAAAATTACAATTGATTCTGCTACTATGATGAATAAAGGTTTAGAAGTAATTGAGGCTCATTGGTTATATAATGTGCCCTACGAGCACATTAAGACCGTTTTGCATCGGGAAAGTATCGTGCACTCTATGGTTGAGTTTGTTGATACGAGCATAATGGCGCAGTTGGGTACACCTGATATGCGAATTCCTATTCAGTATGCATTAAGTTACCCTGAGCGTATAGAACTTAAAAATGCAAAATCACTGAATGTATGGGAATTAGGGTCACTTCATTTCGAACCATTAGATTTTAATCGGTTTCCATGTCTCAAATATGCGTATGATTCTGGTCAGACCGGCGGAACGATGACAACCGTTTTAAACGCAAGTAATGAAGCGGCTGTATCTTTATTTCTAAATGAAAAAATAAATTTTTTAGATATAGAAACAATTGTTTATAATGAATTAGAATCTCATAATGTAATAAAAAATCCGTCACTTGACGATATACGAGCAGTTGATTCTGAAATAAAAGAAAAGATAAAGACAAATTCGTCATTATAAAATAGATTTTTTAATATATGTTATATAGAATAGAGAGAAGTGACTATGTTTTAAATAGGCTATATTTTATCGTTTGAGATAACAGTTTATCATCAGTAGACAAAGATTAATAAGCATTTTTGACGATTAAATGTATAGACTAAAATGAATGAAGAGATAATTAAATCGATCTTTATTTAGTGTTAACATCGAGAGCTCGAGATGTGAAATTCGAGCATTTTGAAAGGAGCATAAGACCATGTTATATATTATTTTATTTATATTAGTACTTGGTATAATTATTCTTGTTCATGAATTCGGACACTTCTTGTTTGCTAAACGAGCAGGTATATTGTGTCACGAATTTGCGATTGGGATGGGTCCAATTTTATGGAAAAAGCGTAAAGGAGAGACTTTGTATACAATCAGAGCCATACCACTAGGTGGTTATGTTATGATGGCTGGTGAGGAAATAGATGAATCGCGTATTAGTGAAGGACAAAATGTCAAATTAATGATCAAAAACGGAATGGTCGAAAAGATTGTATTAACAGATTCTTCGGAGTATAGTGCAGCTATCCCCGCTACAATAGCACATTTTGATCTTTATGGTGAAAACGGTAATCCGCTTTATATCGAGTATACGACACCTGATCATCGTGAACAAACGAAACGAGTAAGGGTAAAACGAGATGCGGTTTATATATTAGGGAAAGACAATGAACAATTGATATCACCATACGAACGTAGTTTTGAGTCGAAGAAATGGTTGGACAAATTTTTAACCGTTGTTATGGGAGCAGGATTTAACTTTATCTTTGCTATTATCCTATTCTTCATAATTGGACTATTTAACGGTGTTCCTACAGGTGAAAATTTAGTTGGTGACTTAAATAAATCGGGGCTAAGACCCGAGATATCTCCTGCAGTAGATCACTTTGAACGTGGCGATCGTATCACCGAGTTGAATGACGAGTCCGTTGAAGACTGGTCGGACATTAGTGAAAATATGGCTGATTTTGATGGTGGAACGTTAAATTACACGATTAAACGTGATGGAAAAGAGATTACTGGTCAGTTAACACCACTTATTTACATTGCAACATTAGGTATCTATAGTGACAAAGATGTTAATAATGACGTGATCATCGGTGACATTGTACCGAATGCTAAGGCAGATAAAGAAGGATTCAGAATTGGTGATGATATTACTCATATAAATAATGTGAAGGTTGAAAATTGGAATGAAGCTAAGACACAATTTGAAGACTATTATAATGGAGAAGAAATCACGATTACGGTTGTGCGTGGTAATGAGAAAATTACCAAAGAGCTTATTTTAGGGAAGGCATTAGCTGCAGAAAATGTTGCTGGCTATGTGATTGGGATTAACTCATATTCTGAAAGAGGACTATTGCCTTCTATTAAATATGGCTTTACCGGTATGATTAATACAATTCGTTTTGTAATCTTAAACTTACAAATGTTATTTGGACATGAAGATGTAGGAGTCGGAGATCTTGCCGGTCCTCTAGGAATATTTGATTTAACAAAATCTGCGGCAATGTCCGGAAATACAGCAGGACAGCGAATTATTAGTGTATTATCATTTATGGCATTAATAAGTGCTAACATAGGTTTCGTTAATTTATTACCAATCCCAGCATTAGACGGAGGGCGCCTAATTTTTCTAATTATTGAAGGAATTCTTCGTAAACGAATTCCACGCAAAGTAGAAAACTATATTCACATGGTTGGATTTATTTTACTCATGCTTTTATTCGTCTATGTAACAGGGAATGATATACTACGAATGATCGGACTTAAATAAAGGAGTGTTATTAAATGAAGCAAAGTTTAACGTTTATACCAACGCTTAGAGAAGCACCAAAAGAAGCTGAAATTGCATCCCATAAACTTCTCTTAAGAGCAGGTTTTATTA
This genomic window contains:
- a CDS encoding isoprenyl transferase translates to MFFKNRNKKLKREMLTQIDRGDVPGHIAFIMDGNGRWAKKKGLPRTAGHMEGGKALLKTLEECMELGIKAVTVYAFSTENWKRPKEEVEYLMALPRKYINKYLPMLKERNVVMNFIGNIEALPEPLQNDIAKSIEETKDNNGIVFTIAINYGSQDELLAATKLICQDVKDDIVSITDINQDYFETKLFTNGLPPVDLLVRTSGEVRVSNFLLWQLAYTEFHFTDTLWPDFNQEELYKTILDYQNRQRRYGGLKGE
- a CDS encoding phosphatidate cytidylyltransferase, with the translated sequence MKQRTITAVLILTVLITTVLVDLNYNTPFLYILAILLALVATKEMISMKETVKQLPIEIHVFSYFAVLYLMFTNLSIEGEGRLFMIFSVLDLQFTLHSMAFLCLFVFLVMVFRERFSVNDAGFILLSVMYVGITFHALIYIYNMGLNFLLYVVLVTTLTDTFAYFVGRLIGKHKLAPKISPKKTIEGSVGGVIVSTTIASIFAYSTIMPEIQFYYIIIITFVISILAQIGDLVASSMKRRYNIKDFGTIFPGHGGVLDRLDSTLYASLAFFYVINILGYFNILIYNI
- the dxr gene encoding 1-deoxy-D-xylulose-5-phosphate reductoisomerase; its protein translation is MKKNIFLLGGTGSIGLQTLDVIRHNKQRYQLCTLAAGRNISKTIEIIDEFNPLFVSVTREQDARQLQALYPHIVMDYGEQGLIQAATFEPNNNYENLVVTAVVGSVGLVPTVEAIKKGYNLAIANKETLVTAGHIIMHLANKHNVTIMPIDSEHSALFQCLNGENDKKIKDLIITASGGSFRDRTREELEGVSVKQALSHPNWSMGSKITIDSATMMNKGLEVIEAHWLYNVPYEHIKTVLHRESIVHSMVEFVDTSIMAQLGTPDMRIPIQYALSYPERIELKNAKSLNVWELGSLHFEPLDFNRFPCLKYAYDSGQTGGTMTTVLNASNEAAVSLFLNEKINFLDIETIVYNELESHNVIKNPSLDDIRAVDSEIKEKIKTNSSL
- the rseP gene encoding RIP metalloprotease RseP → MLYIILFILVLGIIILVHEFGHFLFAKRAGILCHEFAIGMGPILWKKRKGETLYTIRAIPLGGYVMMAGEEIDESRISEGQNVKLMIKNGMVEKIVLTDSSEYSAAIPATIAHFDLYGENGNPLYIEYTTPDHREQTKRVRVKRDAVYILGKDNEQLISPYERSFESKKWLDKFLTVVMGAGFNFIFAIILFFIIGLFNGVPTGENLVGDLNKSGLRPEISPAVDHFERGDRITELNDESVEDWSDISENMADFDGGTLNYTIKRDGKEITGQLTPLIYIATLGIYSDKDVNNDVIIGDIVPNAKADKEGFRIGDDITHINNVKVENWNEAKTQFEDYYNGEEITITVVRGNEKITKELILGKALAAENVAGYVIGINSYSERGLLPSIKYGFTGMINTIRFVILNLQMLFGHEDVGVGDLAGPLGIFDLTKSAAMSGNTAGQRIISVLSFMALISANIGFVNLLPIPALDGGRLIFLIIEGILRKRIPRKVENYIHMVGFILLMLLFVYVTGNDILRMIGLK